One window of the Pempheris klunzingeri isolate RE-2024b chromosome 10, fPemKlu1.hap1, whole genome shotgun sequence genome contains the following:
- the LOC139208260 gene encoding fibrous sheath CABYR-binding protein isoform X4, with protein sequence MAASLLRIGRLGCVKCLQAESWSTLSRAPAAAVFCTKSGGSKKSPKNNSDKDQPKTYFDLEKLVQHKSYEFPKKEVSSAAAMAAAEAAAKPAAEAEAVAATPVVEAAAPVVEATPTTEAISEPAPPAEATPAVETVSEPVSVVEAVAEAAPVVEAVVEAVAEAAPVVEAVVEAVAEAAPVVEAVVEAVAEAAPVVEAVVEAVAEAAPVVEAVVEAVTEAIPVVEAVPEAAPSAPSPETPVEAAAAESAAPVDGAAIESPPAPEAAAVEPPVEATPEAAATLAEAAPVEAEAAPVEAAAEPAAETAPVEAEAAPPAAEAAPVEAEAAPVEAAAEAAPVEAEAAPVEAAAEAAPVEAAAEAAPVEAAAEPGMVEALAAEAAAEVSAPVESAEELVDPAPVITEAAGEELQAEAPVESSEVQMDPIQKLFLDSIREYSTKSQASEGLVDAGSEYEKALAEEVAKLQRLYGGGDLTAFPEFKFTEPKFDEVSQK encoded by the exons ATGGCGGCTTCCCTGCTGAGGATAGGACGACTGGGCTGTGTCAAG tgtttgcaGGCTGAGAGCTGGAGTACTCTGAGTAGAGCACCTGCAGCTGCAGTCTTTTGCACAAAGTCTGGGGGTTCCAAGAAGTCACCTAAGAACAATTCAG ACAAAGACCAGCCTAAAACTTACTTCGATTTAGAGAAACTTGTTCAGCACAAGTCGTATGAATTTCCCAAGAAAGAAGTttcttcagcagcagccatggcagcagcagaagcTGCAGCTAAACCAGccgctgaggctgaggctgtgGCAGCCACTCCTGTAGTAGAAGCTGCTGCCCCCGTGGTTGAAGCCACTCCCACTACTGAAGCTATATCAGAACCCGCTCCACCAGCTGAAGCTACTCCCGCTGTCGAAACAGTCTCCGAACCAGTTTCAGTAGTTGAAGCAGTCGCAGAAGCTGCACCTGTGGTTGAGGCTGTGGTTGAAGCAGTCGCTGAAGCTGCACCTGTGGTTGAGGCTGTGGTTGAAGCAGTCGCTGAAGCTGCACCTGTGGTTGAGGCTGTGGTTGAAGCAGTCGCAGAAGCTGCACCTGTGGTTGAGGCTGTGGTTGAAGCAGTCGCAGAAGCTGCACCTGTGGTTGAGGCTGTGGTTGAAGCTGTTACTGAAGCCATTCCAGTGGTTGAAGCTGTTCCTGAAGCTGCACCATCTGCTCCTTCACCTGAAACTCCTgttgaagctgctgcagctgaaagtgCAGCCCCAGTAGATGGAGCCGCTATTGAATCCCCACCAGcccctgaagctgctgcagtagAACCTCCTGTCGAAGCAACCCCTGAAGCTGCCGCAACACTTGCTGAGGCTGCCCCCGTGGAGGCTGAGGCTGCCCCCGTGGAAGCTGCCGCAGAGCCCGCGGCTGAGACTGCCCCCGTGGAGGCTGAGGCTGCCCCC CCCGCGGCTGAGGCTGCCCCCGTGGAGGCTGAGGCTGCCCCTGTGGAAGCTGCCGCTGAG GCTGCCCCTGTAGAGGCTGAGGCTGCCCCTGTGGAAGCTGCCGCTGAGGCTGCCCCCGTAGAAGCTGCCGCTGAGGCTGCCCCCGTAGAAGCTGCCGCAGAGCCTGGGATGGTTGAAGCATTggctgctgaggctgcagctgaagTTTCTGCCCCTGTGGAGAGTGCAGAGGAACTGGTGGACCCTGCCCCAGTCATAACGGAAGCTgcaggagaggagctgcaggctgaggccccAGTTGAATCATCTGAGG TTCAAATGGATCCAATTCAGAAGCTCTTCTTGGACTCCATACGGGAATACTCCACAAAAAGCCA GGCTTCTGAGGGGCTAGTCGATGCCGGTTCCGAGTATGAAAAGGCCTTGGCAGAGGAAGTAGCAAAGCTTCAGAGACTCTATGGTGGTGGAGACCTCACAGCTTTCCCAGAGTTCAAATTCACAG agCCCAAATTCGATGAAGTTTCCCAGAAGTGA
- the LOC139208260 gene encoding fibrous sheath CABYR-binding protein isoform X2 — translation MAASLLRIGRLGCVKCLQAESWSTLSRAPAAAVFCTKSGGSKKSPKNNSDKDQPKTYFDLEKLVQHKSYEFPKKEVSSAAAMAAAEAAAKPAAEAEAVAATPVVEAAAPVVEATPTTEAISEPAPPAEATPAVETVSEPVSVVEAVAEAAPVVEAVVEAVAEAAPVVEAVVEAVAEAAPVVEAVVEAVAEAAPVVEAVVEAVAEAAPVVEAVVEAVTEAIPVVEAVPEAAPSAPSPETPVEAAAAESAAPVDGAAIESPPAPEAAAVEPPVEATPEAAATLAEAAPVEAEAAPVEAAAEPAAETAPVEAEAAPVEAEAAAAPVEAEAAPVEVAAEPAAEAAPVEAEAAPVEAAAEAAPVEAEAAPVEAAAEAAPVEAAAEAAPVEAAAEPGMVEALAAEAAAEVSAPVESAEELVDPAPVITEAAGEELQAEAPVESSEVQMDPIQKLFLDSIREYSTKSQASEGLVDAGSEYEKALAEEVAKLQRLYGGGDLTAFPEFKFTEPKFDEVSQK, via the exons ATGGCGGCTTCCCTGCTGAGGATAGGACGACTGGGCTGTGTCAAG tgtttgcaGGCTGAGAGCTGGAGTACTCTGAGTAGAGCACCTGCAGCTGCAGTCTTTTGCACAAAGTCTGGGGGTTCCAAGAAGTCACCTAAGAACAATTCAG ACAAAGACCAGCCTAAAACTTACTTCGATTTAGAGAAACTTGTTCAGCACAAGTCGTATGAATTTCCCAAGAAAGAAGTttcttcagcagcagccatggcagcagcagaagcTGCAGCTAAACCAGccgctgaggctgaggctgtgGCAGCCACTCCTGTAGTAGAAGCTGCTGCCCCCGTGGTTGAAGCCACTCCCACTACTGAAGCTATATCAGAACCCGCTCCACCAGCTGAAGCTACTCCCGCTGTCGAAACAGTCTCCGAACCAGTTTCAGTAGTTGAAGCAGTCGCAGAAGCTGCACCTGTGGTTGAGGCTGTGGTTGAAGCAGTCGCTGAAGCTGCACCTGTGGTTGAGGCTGTGGTTGAAGCAGTCGCTGAAGCTGCACCTGTGGTTGAGGCTGTGGTTGAAGCAGTCGCAGAAGCTGCACCTGTGGTTGAGGCTGTGGTTGAAGCAGTCGCAGAAGCTGCACCTGTGGTTGAGGCTGTGGTTGAAGCTGTTACTGAAGCCATTCCAGTGGTTGAAGCTGTTCCTGAAGCTGCACCATCTGCTCCTTCACCTGAAACTCCTgttgaagctgctgcagctgaaagtgCAGCCCCAGTAGATGGAGCCGCTATTGAATCCCCACCAGcccctgaagctgctgcagtagAACCTCCTGTCGAAGCAACCCCTGAAGCTGCCGCAACACTTGCTGAGGCTGCCCCCGTGGAGGCTGAGGCTGCCCCCGTGGAAGCTGCCGCAGAGCCCGCGGCTGAGACTGCCCCCGTGGAGGCTGAGGCTGCCCCCGTAGaagctgaggctgcagctgccCCTGTCGAGGCTGAGGCTGCCCCGGTGGAAGTTGCCGCAGAGCCCGCGGCTGAGGCTGCCCCCGTGGAGGCTGAGGCTGCCCCTGTGGAAGCTGCCGCTGAG GCTGCCCCTGTAGAGGCTGAGGCTGCCCCTGTGGAAGCTGCCGCTGAGGCTGCCCCCGTAGAAGCTGCCGCTGAGGCTGCCCCCGTAGAAGCTGCCGCAGAGCCTGGGATGGTTGAAGCATTggctgctgaggctgcagctgaagTTTCTGCCCCTGTGGAGAGTGCAGAGGAACTGGTGGACCCTGCCCCAGTCATAACGGAAGCTgcaggagaggagctgcaggctgaggccccAGTTGAATCATCTGAGG TTCAAATGGATCCAATTCAGAAGCTCTTCTTGGACTCCATACGGGAATACTCCACAAAAAGCCA GGCTTCTGAGGGGCTAGTCGATGCCGGTTCCGAGTATGAAAAGGCCTTGGCAGAGGAAGTAGCAAAGCTTCAGAGACTCTATGGTGGTGGAGACCTCACAGCTTTCCCAGAGTTCAAATTCACAG agCCCAAATTCGATGAAGTTTCCCAGAAGTGA
- the LOC139208260 gene encoding fibrous sheath CABYR-binding protein isoform X1: protein MAASLLRIGRLGCVKCLQAESWSTLSRAPAAAVFCTKSGGSKKSPKNNSDKDQPKTYFDLEKLVQHKSYEFPKKEVSSAAAMAAAEAAAKPAAEAEAVAATPVVEAAAPVVEATPTTEAISEPAPPAEATPAVETVSEPVSVVEAVAEAAPVVEAVVEAVAEAAPVVEAVVEAVAEAAPVVEAVVEAVAEAAPVVEAVVEAVAEAAPVVEAVVEAVTEAIPVVEAVPEAAPSAPSPETPVEAAAAESAAPVDGAAIESPPAPEAAAVEPPVEATPEAAATLAEAAPVEAEAAPVEAAAEPAAETAPVEAEAAPVEAEAAAAPVEAEAAPVEVAAEPAAEAAPVEAEAAPVEAAAEAAPVEAEAAAEAAPVEAEAAPVEAAAEAAPVEAAAEAAPVEAAAEPGMVEALAAEAAAEVSAPVESAEELVDPAPVITEAAGEELQAEAPVESSEVQMDPIQKLFLDSIREYSTKSQASEGLVDAGSEYEKALAEEVAKLQRLYGGGDLTAFPEFKFTEPKFDEVSQK from the exons ATGGCGGCTTCCCTGCTGAGGATAGGACGACTGGGCTGTGTCAAG tgtttgcaGGCTGAGAGCTGGAGTACTCTGAGTAGAGCACCTGCAGCTGCAGTCTTTTGCACAAAGTCTGGGGGTTCCAAGAAGTCACCTAAGAACAATTCAG ACAAAGACCAGCCTAAAACTTACTTCGATTTAGAGAAACTTGTTCAGCACAAGTCGTATGAATTTCCCAAGAAAGAAGTttcttcagcagcagccatggcagcagcagaagcTGCAGCTAAACCAGccgctgaggctgaggctgtgGCAGCCACTCCTGTAGTAGAAGCTGCTGCCCCCGTGGTTGAAGCCACTCCCACTACTGAAGCTATATCAGAACCCGCTCCACCAGCTGAAGCTACTCCCGCTGTCGAAACAGTCTCCGAACCAGTTTCAGTAGTTGAAGCAGTCGCAGAAGCTGCACCTGTGGTTGAGGCTGTGGTTGAAGCAGTCGCTGAAGCTGCACCTGTGGTTGAGGCTGTGGTTGAAGCAGTCGCTGAAGCTGCACCTGTGGTTGAGGCTGTGGTTGAAGCAGTCGCAGAAGCTGCACCTGTGGTTGAGGCTGTGGTTGAAGCAGTCGCAGAAGCTGCACCTGTGGTTGAGGCTGTGGTTGAAGCTGTTACTGAAGCCATTCCAGTGGTTGAAGCTGTTCCTGAAGCTGCACCATCTGCTCCTTCACCTGAAACTCCTgttgaagctgctgcagctgaaagtgCAGCCCCAGTAGATGGAGCCGCTATTGAATCCCCACCAGcccctgaagctgctgcagtagAACCTCCTGTCGAAGCAACCCCTGAAGCTGCCGCAACACTTGCTGAGGCTGCCCCCGTGGAGGCTGAGGCTGCCCCCGTGGAAGCTGCCGCAGAGCCCGCGGCTGAGACTGCCCCCGTGGAGGCTGAGGCTGCCCCCGTAGaagctgaggctgcagctgccCCTGTCGAGGCTGAGGCTGCCCCGGTGGAAGTTGCCGCAGAGCCCGCGGCTGAGGCTGCCCCCGTGGAGGCTGAGGCTGCCCCTGTGGAAGCTGCCGCTGAGGCTGCCCCCGTGGAGGCTGAAGCTGCCGCTGAGGCTGCCCCTGTAGAGGCTGAGGCTGCCCCTGTGGAAGCTGCCGCTGAGGCTGCCCCCGTAGAAGCTGCCGCTGAGGCTGCCCCCGTAGAAGCTGCCGCAGAGCCTGGGATGGTTGAAGCATTggctgctgaggctgcagctgaagTTTCTGCCCCTGTGGAGAGTGCAGAGGAACTGGTGGACCCTGCCCCAGTCATAACGGAAGCTgcaggagaggagctgcaggctgaggccccAGTTGAATCATCTGAGG TTCAAATGGATCCAATTCAGAAGCTCTTCTTGGACTCCATACGGGAATACTCCACAAAAAGCCA GGCTTCTGAGGGGCTAGTCGATGCCGGTTCCGAGTATGAAAAGGCCTTGGCAGAGGAAGTAGCAAAGCTTCAGAGACTCTATGGTGGTGGAGACCTCACAGCTTTCCCAGAGTTCAAATTCACAG agCCCAAATTCGATGAAGTTTCCCAGAAGTGA
- the LOC139208260 gene encoding fibrous sheath CABYR-binding protein isoform X3, producing MAASLLRIGRLGCVKCLQAESWSTLSRAPAAAVFCTKSGGSKKSPKNNSDKDQPKTYFDLEKLVQHKSYEFPKKEVSSAAAMAAAEAAAKPAAEAEAVAATPVVEAAAPVVEATPTTEAISEPAPPAEATPAVETVSEPVSVVEAVAEAAPVVEAVVEAVAEAAPVVEAVVEAVAEAAPVVEAVVEAVAEAAPVVEAVVEAVAEAAPVVEAVVEAVTEAIPVVEAVPEAAPSAPSPETPVEAAAAESAAPVDGAAIESPPAPEAAAVEPPVEATPEAAATLAEAAPVEAEAAPVEAAAEPAAETAPVEAEAAPPAAEAAPVEAEAAPVEAAAEAAPVEAEAAAEAAPVEAEAAPVEAAAEAAPVEAAAEAAPVEAAAEPGMVEALAAEAAAEVSAPVESAEELVDPAPVITEAAGEELQAEAPVESSEVQMDPIQKLFLDSIREYSTKSQASEGLVDAGSEYEKALAEEVAKLQRLYGGGDLTAFPEFKFTEPKFDEVSQK from the exons ATGGCGGCTTCCCTGCTGAGGATAGGACGACTGGGCTGTGTCAAG tgtttgcaGGCTGAGAGCTGGAGTACTCTGAGTAGAGCACCTGCAGCTGCAGTCTTTTGCACAAAGTCTGGGGGTTCCAAGAAGTCACCTAAGAACAATTCAG ACAAAGACCAGCCTAAAACTTACTTCGATTTAGAGAAACTTGTTCAGCACAAGTCGTATGAATTTCCCAAGAAAGAAGTttcttcagcagcagccatggcagcagcagaagcTGCAGCTAAACCAGccgctgaggctgaggctgtgGCAGCCACTCCTGTAGTAGAAGCTGCTGCCCCCGTGGTTGAAGCCACTCCCACTACTGAAGCTATATCAGAACCCGCTCCACCAGCTGAAGCTACTCCCGCTGTCGAAACAGTCTCCGAACCAGTTTCAGTAGTTGAAGCAGTCGCAGAAGCTGCACCTGTGGTTGAGGCTGTGGTTGAAGCAGTCGCTGAAGCTGCACCTGTGGTTGAGGCTGTGGTTGAAGCAGTCGCTGAAGCTGCACCTGTGGTTGAGGCTGTGGTTGAAGCAGTCGCAGAAGCTGCACCTGTGGTTGAGGCTGTGGTTGAAGCAGTCGCAGAAGCTGCACCTGTGGTTGAGGCTGTGGTTGAAGCTGTTACTGAAGCCATTCCAGTGGTTGAAGCTGTTCCTGAAGCTGCACCATCTGCTCCTTCACCTGAAACTCCTgttgaagctgctgcagctgaaagtgCAGCCCCAGTAGATGGAGCCGCTATTGAATCCCCACCAGcccctgaagctgctgcagtagAACCTCCTGTCGAAGCAACCCCTGAAGCTGCCGCAACACTTGCTGAGGCTGCCCCCGTGGAGGCTGAGGCTGCCCCCGTGGAAGCTGCCGCAGAGCCCGCGGCTGAGACTGCCCCCGTGGAGGCTGAGGCTGCCCCC CCCGCGGCTGAGGCTGCCCCCGTGGAGGCTGAGGCTGCCCCTGTGGAAGCTGCCGCTGAGGCTGCCCCCGTGGAGGCTGAAGCTGCCGCTGAGGCTGCCCCTGTAGAGGCTGAGGCTGCCCCTGTGGAAGCTGCCGCTGAGGCTGCCCCCGTAGAAGCTGCCGCTGAGGCTGCCCCCGTAGAAGCTGCCGCAGAGCCTGGGATGGTTGAAGCATTggctgctgaggctgcagctgaagTTTCTGCCCCTGTGGAGAGTGCAGAGGAACTGGTGGACCCTGCCCCAGTCATAACGGAAGCTgcaggagaggagctgcaggctgaggccccAGTTGAATCATCTGAGG TTCAAATGGATCCAATTCAGAAGCTCTTCTTGGACTCCATACGGGAATACTCCACAAAAAGCCA GGCTTCTGAGGGGCTAGTCGATGCCGGTTCCGAGTATGAAAAGGCCTTGGCAGAGGAAGTAGCAAAGCTTCAGAGACTCTATGGTGGTGGAGACCTCACAGCTTTCCCAGAGTTCAAATTCACAG agCCCAAATTCGATGAAGTTTCCCAGAAGTGA
- the ndufv3 gene encoding protein bangles and beads — translation MATSLLRLGRLGSLKCLQLESLGVLRNRSVASFCTQVEEPAKPVKKRKAANKTEAPDERATLLSYKTAVAFPVKLSEPGVFLTQSLGITEPVASPTEETIAGASAAAPVSAVTEPAVAEPEVAEAPAPDPDVAQIIADTAPPVVDATPTAAEPLADASSKTSSPDDTPVAAPPTDDVVPSTPCSSEPSDPAADGSSSSSSDSDSDSDSDSDSEDEKSAMKTETKTSPPEVSESTVKDGAEVKEVPSNEATKTVPLEPEASSSFAAEAVQEAAPAAALPTETGPATMEAPSIDSEEMVDSAPEICTATEDTPEGTVTSQEVSADAGVGPTPEVIQDVSPPAIPDAQVETPAQDVTTAATSEKAQTDTPIETTEPACADSPAQAAAEPVEPLAAPAEDSIEAPEEPAPAEAHVEAVPEEAAEASPVEAVPEEAAEAPAEAAEASPVEAVPEEAAEAPTEAAEASPAEAVPEEAAETPAEASPVEAAIQTEAAPAAAEASVPVESSEELVDTAPVIAEAAPAAAAAEAAAEASVPVESSEELVDTAPVIAEAAGEELQAESPPEPSEEAAAAAPPEPEEPFDNSTYRNCQHHNYNTFTFADLDVEMAKFRLPQPSSVKH, via the exons ATGGCGACCTCCTTGCTGCGGTTAGGGCGACTGGGCTCTCTCAAG TGTCTCCAGTTGGAGAGCTTGGGCGTCCTGAGGAATCGCTCGGTTGCTTCGTTCTGCACTCAGGTTGAAGAGCCTGCAAAgccagtgaaaaagagaaaggctGCAAACAAGA cagaggctccagATGAGAGAGCAACCTTGCTATCCTACAAGACTGCAGTTGCCTTTCCAGTTAAACTTTCAGAGCCTGGAGTTTTCCTAACACAGTCTCTAGGTATAACTGAACCAGTGGCCAGCCCCACTGAGGAAACAATTGCAGGTgcatcagctgcagctcctgtCAGTGCTGTCACTGAACCAGCTGTAGCTGAGCCAGAGGTAGCAGAGGCTCCAGCTCCTGACCCAGATGTTGCTCAGATTATCGCTGACACAGCTCCACCTGTGGTTGACGCAACTCCCACAGCTGCTGAGCCCCTGGCTGATGCAAGCAGTAAAACCTCATCGCCAGACGACACTCCAGTTGCAGCCCCTCCCACAGACGATGTAGTACCCTCTACTCCGTGCTCATCTGAGCCTAGTGATCCAGCAGCTGACGGATCATCCTCATCATCTAGCGACTCAGATTctgactcagactcagactcagactctgAGGATGAGAAGTCAGCAATGAAGACTGAAACCAAGACCTCGCCACCAGAGGTGTCAGAATCCActgtgaaagatggagcagaagtCAAGGAAGTCCCTTCTAATGAAGCTACGAAAACAGTTCCACTGGAACCTGAAGcttcttcctcctttgctgCTGAGGCTGTACAGGAggctgctccagcagcagcactgcccACAGAAACAGGTCCAGCTACCATGGAGGCCCCCAGTATTGACTCTGAGGAGATGGTAGACTCGGCTCCTGAGATCTGCACTGCCACTGAAGACACCCCAGAGGGCACTGTGACCAGCCAAGAAGTTTCAGCTGACGCTGGGGTGGGACCCACTCCAGAAGTAATACAAGATGTTTCACCCCCTGCTATCCCTGATGCCCAAGTGGAAACTCCAGCTCAAGATGTGACCACGGCTGCAACTTCAGAAAAAGCCCAGACTGACACTCCTATAGAAACCACTGAGCCTGCCTGCGCTGATTCCCCTGCACAAGCTGCAGCCGAGCCCGTGGAACCTTTAGCTGCCCCGGCAGAAGACTCCATAGAAGCTCCTGAAGAGCCTGCCCCTGCTGAAGCCCACGTAGAAGCTGTCCCAGAAGAAGCTGCTGAAGCATCTCCTGTAGAAGCTGTCCCAGAAGAAGCTGCTGAAGCCCCCGCTGAAGCTGCTGAAGCATCTCCTGTAGAAGCCGTCCCAGAAGAAGCTGCTGAAGCCCCCACTGAAGCTGCTGAAGCGTCTCCTGCAGAAGCCGTCCCAGAAGAAGCTGCTGAAACCCCCGCTGAAGCGTCTCCCGTAGAAGCTGCCATACAAACTGAAGCTGCCCCCGCTGCAGCTGAAGCTTCTGTCCCTGTGGAGAGCAGTGAGGAGCTGGTGGACACTGCTCCAGTCATAGCTGAAGCCGCCCCCGCTGCAGCggctgctgaggctgcagctgaagCTTCTGTCCCTGTGGAGAGCAGTGAGGAGCTGGTGGACACTGCTCCAGTCATAGCTGAAGCTgcaggagaggagctgcaggcgGAGTCCCCACCTGAACCATCTGAGG aggctgcagcagcggcACCTCCAGAGCCCGAGGAGCCTTTTGACAACAGCACTTATAGAAACTGCCAGCACCACAATTACAACACCTTCACATTTGCAGACCTGGATGTAGAGATGGCCAAGTTTCGTCTCCCTCAGCCCTCTTCCGTCAAACACTAG
- the pknox1.1 gene encoding homeobox protein PKNOX1.1 isoform X2 — MAAQSVSLDKYPKGEQQMQGVIKVDSEPEQKFIEGTLAEVPSPAPTEPQTPMDADKASIYRHPLFPLLALLFEKCEQSTLSSDCITSASFDVDIENFVRNQEKEGKPFFSEDPELDNLMVKAIQVLRIHLLELEKVSDLCKDFCSRYIACLKTKMNSETLLSGDPGSPYSPVQGQVQGFSPNKTQTPSSVSGTISPQGQIVVPASALQQGNVTVTAVNPTQVVAGGTVYQPVTVVTPQGQVVTQALSPGTIRVQNNQLQLQFHQDLNLFNHDDNSTKNKRGVLPKHATNVMRSWLFQHIGHPYPTEDEKKQIATQTNLTLLQVNNWFINARRRILQPMLDASSSETPKTKKKTPQNRPLQRFWPDSIAAGGGTHQQVTMPDGTMVTMNVEGLQSLTSDGATLAVQQVMLAGHSEDESGDSGDEDDDPDMAGLGLDNSDSLQ, encoded by the exons ATGGCAGCCCAGTCGGTTTCCTTAGACAAGTACCCAAAGGGAGAGCAGCAG ATGCAAGGTGTAATAAAGGTAGACAGCGAACCAGAGCAGAAATTTATTGAGGGGACATTGGCAGAGGTGCCCAGCCCGGCACCCACAGAGCCGCAGACACCCATGGATGCAGACAAAGCCTCCATATATAG GCATCCCCTGTTCCCTCTTTTGGCCCTGCTGTTTGAGAAGTGTGAACAGTCCACGCTGAGCTCTGACTGCATCACATCCGCAAGCTTTGACGTGGACATTGAGAACTTTGTCCGCAATCAGGAGAAGGAGGGCAAACCCTTCTTCAGCGAGGACCCTGAGCTTGACAACTTG ATGGTGAAGGCAATCCAGGTGTTGCGGATCCATttgctggagctggagaaggtgAGTGACCTTTGTAAGGACTTCTGCAGCCGCTACATCGCCTGCCTCAAGACTAAGATGAACAGCGAGACTCTACTGAGTGGAGACCCAGGAAGCCCATACTCCCCCGTACAGGGCCAGGTCCAGGGCTTCTCACCCAACAAGACTCAG ACCCCCAGCTCTGTCTCAGGGACCATCAGTCCCCAGGGTCAAATTGTGGTCCCTGCGTCAGCCTTGCAGCAAGGGAACGTTACCGTGACAGCGGTTAACCCCACCCAGGTGGTCGCAG GTGGCACAGTGTACCAGCCTGTTACAGTCGTCACTCCTCAGGGCCAGGTGGTAACACAGGCTCTGTCTCCTGGGACAATACGCGTCCAAAACAATCAG CTCCAGCTGCAGTTTCACCAGGACTTGAACCTCTTTAATCACGACGACAATTCAACCAAGAACAAACGTGGTGTCCTACCCAAACATGCTACCAATGTCATGCGCTCGTGGCTCTTCCAGCATATTGGG CACCCATATCCAacagaagatgaaaagaaacagattgCCACTCAGACAAACCTGACACTTCTGCAGGTCAACAACTG GTTTATAAATGCGCGGAGGCGAATCCTGCAACCCATGTTGGACGCCAGCTCCTCCGAGACACCAAAAACCAAGAAGAAGACTCCTCAAAATCGGCCATTGCAGCGCTTCTGGCCTGACTCCATCGCTGCAGGGGGAGGCACTCACCAGCAAGTTACTATGCCAGATG GCACAATGGTAACCATGAACGTGGAGGGCCTGCAGAGCCTTACGTCAGACGGCGCCACGCTGGCGGTACAGCAGGTGATGCTGGCAGGCCACAGCGAAGACGAGTCGGGGGATAGTGGAGATGAGGACGATGACCCAGATATGGCCGGGCTGGGCCTGGACAACAGCGACTCGTTGCAGTAG
- the pknox1.1 gene encoding homeobox protein PKNOX1.1 isoform X1 — MAAQSVSLDKYPKGEQQMQGVIKVDSEPEQKFIEGTLAEVPSPAPTEPQTPMDADKASIYRHPLFPLLALLFEKCEQSTLSSDCITSASFDVDIENFVRNQEKEGKPFFSEDPELDNLMVKAIQVLRIHLLELEKVSDLCKDFCSRYIACLKTKMNSETLLSGDPGSPYSPVQGQVQGFSPNKTQTPSSVSGTISPQGQIVVPASALQQGNVTVTAVNPTQVVAGMSPWHTPPPSGGTVYQPVTVVTPQGQVVTQALSPGTIRVQNNQLQLQFHQDLNLFNHDDNSTKNKRGVLPKHATNVMRSWLFQHIGHPYPTEDEKKQIATQTNLTLLQVNNWFINARRRILQPMLDASSSETPKTKKKTPQNRPLQRFWPDSIAAGGGTHQQVTMPDGTMVTMNVEGLQSLTSDGATLAVQQVMLAGHSEDESGDSGDEDDDPDMAGLGLDNSDSLQ; from the exons ATGGCAGCCCAGTCGGTTTCCTTAGACAAGTACCCAAAGGGAGAGCAGCAG ATGCAAGGTGTAATAAAGGTAGACAGCGAACCAGAGCAGAAATTTATTGAGGGGACATTGGCAGAGGTGCCCAGCCCGGCACCCACAGAGCCGCAGACACCCATGGATGCAGACAAAGCCTCCATATATAG GCATCCCCTGTTCCCTCTTTTGGCCCTGCTGTTTGAGAAGTGTGAACAGTCCACGCTGAGCTCTGACTGCATCACATCCGCAAGCTTTGACGTGGACATTGAGAACTTTGTCCGCAATCAGGAGAAGGAGGGCAAACCCTTCTTCAGCGAGGACCCTGAGCTTGACAACTTG ATGGTGAAGGCAATCCAGGTGTTGCGGATCCATttgctggagctggagaaggtgAGTGACCTTTGTAAGGACTTCTGCAGCCGCTACATCGCCTGCCTCAAGACTAAGATGAACAGCGAGACTCTACTGAGTGGAGACCCAGGAAGCCCATACTCCCCCGTACAGGGCCAGGTCCAGGGCTTCTCACCCAACAAGACTCAG ACCCCCAGCTCTGTCTCAGGGACCATCAGTCCCCAGGGTCAAATTGTGGTCCCTGCGTCAGCCTTGCAGCAAGGGAACGTTACCGTGACAGCGGTTAACCCCACCCAGGTGGTCGCAGGTATGTCACCATGGcatacaccccccccctcaG GTGGCACAGTGTACCAGCCTGTTACAGTCGTCACTCCTCAGGGCCAGGTGGTAACACAGGCTCTGTCTCCTGGGACAATACGCGTCCAAAACAATCAG CTCCAGCTGCAGTTTCACCAGGACTTGAACCTCTTTAATCACGACGACAATTCAACCAAGAACAAACGTGGTGTCCTACCCAAACATGCTACCAATGTCATGCGCTCGTGGCTCTTCCAGCATATTGGG CACCCATATCCAacagaagatgaaaagaaacagattgCCACTCAGACAAACCTGACACTTCTGCAGGTCAACAACTG GTTTATAAATGCGCGGAGGCGAATCCTGCAACCCATGTTGGACGCCAGCTCCTCCGAGACACCAAAAACCAAGAAGAAGACTCCTCAAAATCGGCCATTGCAGCGCTTCTGGCCTGACTCCATCGCTGCAGGGGGAGGCACTCACCAGCAAGTTACTATGCCAGATG GCACAATGGTAACCATGAACGTGGAGGGCCTGCAGAGCCTTACGTCAGACGGCGCCACGCTGGCGGTACAGCAGGTGATGCTGGCAGGCCACAGCGAAGACGAGTCGGGGGATAGTGGAGATGAGGACGATGACCCAGATATGGCCGGGCTGGGCCTGGACAACAGCGACTCGTTGCAGTAG